Proteins encoded within one genomic window of Hevea brasiliensis isolate MT/VB/25A 57/8 chromosome 8, ASM3005281v1, whole genome shotgun sequence:
- the LOC110639010 gene encoding cation/H(+) antiporter 2 isoform X2, whose translation MRRNLRLASTLAFGGIIVCTLFGAASAIVILHLLKFSYSKWTLVIVIPLILANSASPVVIRMAAELKIDTLEVGRLGISSSLVNEMSCVLLYSAYVSVQNGKKFGNGILCLFFMVALVILNRYLAIWFNKRNQNQKYVSNTEVLIVFVLVVATAGIIESYGYLSTFACFLFGLLFPREGKTARTLLRKLTYSVHNFMLPIYFGFVGFQFDVKHLMSFENAIMIVLMISLSTGGKIVGTLAACHYLNIPKDEGVLLAFILNFKGHTELLILEIVPKFIAWWTRKLHSLVVIVVVLDTLIAGIVVVFMLRTREYYFAHKFVSIESHDTDRELRMLACVYCSRHTSATVGLISAMSGSQNVPFTPYLMHLVELPEKHRKTKLMYHQLQDGDQFSDEEEYGGNDVLEINDVVDAFTADTKIFINQRKVVASFAAMYEDVCSGAEDFRVSIIFVHLHKHQRIDEKLENGKEGIRTSNQKILSHAPCSVGILVDRGHTGFKKPGSELVQQVAILFFGGPDDREALACSKRIAMHRYIKLTLIRFLSSVSKEQLNKWSNDASNKDDEVLLAISDPKVDNEMDDASVNDFLNRYVKSGRATFAEKYVNNGEQTATILRELGEMYSLIIVGKGRRGHTPMLIGLTDWEECPELGIVGDLLASSELSISGSVLVIQQHRNHLNKNNVDEL comes from the exons ATGAGGCGAAATCTGCGTTTGGCAAGCACTCTTGCATTTGGAGGTATAATTGTATGCACCCTTTTTGGAGCTGCTTCTGCAATCGTTATCCTCCATTTATTGAAGTTCAGTTACAGCAAATGGACATTGGTTATTGTTATTCCATTGATTCTAGCAAATTCAGCCTCTCCTGTGGTGATTCGAATGGCGGCAGAATTGAAAATTGATACTTTAGAAGTAGGGAGATTAGGAATATCTTCTTCTCTGGTGAATGAAATGTCTTGTGTATTATTATATTCTGCATACGTTTCTGTTCAAAATGGGAAAAAGTTTGGAAATGGGATTCTTTGCCTTTTCTTTATGGTGGCACTTGTTATTTTGAACAGATACTTAGCTATTTGGTTCAACAAAAGGAACCAGAACCAAAAATATGTGTCAAACACAGAGGTGCTCATCGTTTTCGTCCTTGTTGTAGCTACCGCAGGCATCATTGAATCCTATGGTTACCTAAGTACATTTGCTTGTTTCCTATTTGGCTTGCTGTTTCCTAGGGAAGGCAAAACAGCTCGGACATTGTTGCGAAAACTCACTTATTCTGTTCACAACTTCATGCTTCCTATTTACTTTGGCTTTGTAGGATTCCAATTTGATGTGAAGCATCTTATGAGTTTTGAGAATGCCATTATGATTGTCCTTATGATCTCGTTGAGCACTGGAGGAAAAATTGTGGGTACTCTCGCTGCTTGCCATTACCTAAACATTCCAAAGGATGAGGGTGTTTTGCTTGCTTTCATACTTAACTTTAAAGGCCATACTGAACTTCTAATTCTTGAAATAGTTCCTAAGTTCATT GCCTGGTGGACCAGAAAACTTCATAGTTTGGTGGTAATAGTAGTAGTTCTTGACACATTGATTGCAGGAATAGTGGTGGTTTTTATGTTGAGAACAAGGGAATATTACTTTGCTCATAAATTTGTCTCCATCGAGTCACATGATACGGATAGGGAGCTTCGAATGCtagcttgtgtttactgttcgcGCCATACATCTGCCACAGTTGGACTAATCTCAGCAATGAGTGGTTCTCAGAATGTACCCTTCACTCCTTACTTGATGCACCTGGTGGAGCTACCTGAGAAACACAGAAAAACTAAACTGATGTATCACCAGCTACAAGATGGTGATCAATTCAGTGATGAGGAggaatatggtggaaatgatgtgCTAGAGATCAATGATGTGGTTGATGCCTTTActgcagataccaaaattttCATCAACCAAAGAAAAGTTGTAGCATCCTTTGCAGCAATGTATGAGGATGTTTGCAGCGGCGCAGAGGACTTTCGTGTATCGATAATATTCGTACATTTACACAAGCATCAACGCATTGATGAAAAGTTGGAGAATGGAAAGGAGGGGATTAGGACTAGCAACCAGAAAATTCTTAGCCATGCACCGTGTTCGGTAGGGATCCTGGTAGACCGAGGACATACTGGATTCAAGAAACCAGGATCAGAACTTGTACAGCAAGTAGCAATTCTATTTTTCGGGGGCCCTGATGATCGTGAGGCATTGGCATGTAGTAAAAGGATTGCTATGCATCGTTACATTAAGTTGACATTGATTCGTTTCCTATCATCAGTATCAAAGGAACAACTTAACAAGTGGAGTAATGATGCTTCCAATAAAGATGATGAAGTCCTGCTTGCAATATCAGATCCTAAAGTTGACAATGAGATGGATGATGCATCTGTTAATGACTTCCTGAACAG GTATGTAAAATCTGGCAGAGCAACTTTTGCAGAGAAGTATGTGAACAACGGGGAGCAAACAGCGACAATTTTAAGAGAGTTGGGAGAAATGTATTCATTGATCATTGTAGGGAAGGGTAGGAGAGGGCACACACCAATGTTAATTGGTTTGACAGACTGGGAAGAGTGTCCAGAACTTGGAATTGTTGGGGATCTGTTAGCTTCTTCGGAATTGAGTATCAGTGGTTCAGTTTTAGTCATTCAACAGCATAGGAACCATTTGAACAAAAACAatgttgatgaattgtag
- the LOC110639010 gene encoding cation/H(+) antiporter 2 isoform X1, giving the protein MDAAQFAKRAICQEDLFNFNPIITTGMQAACMLVISHIFHLILTPSGQPGPVANIIAGLVLGPSLLCKIKKLQEFFIQSSSIEYYRVLTFNFRVFFMFLIGLDTDVPYMRRNLRLASTLAFGGIIVCTLFGAASAIVILHLLKFSYSKWTLVIVIPLILANSASPVVIRMAAELKIDTLEVGRLGISSSLVNEMSCVLLYSAYVSVQNGKKFGNGILCLFFMVALVILNRYLAIWFNKRNQNQKYVSNTEVLIVFVLVVATAGIIESYGYLSTFACFLFGLLFPREGKTARTLLRKLTYSVHNFMLPIYFGFVGFQFDVKHLMSFENAIMIVLMISLSTGGKIVGTLAACHYLNIPKDEGVLLAFILNFKGHTELLILEIVPKFIAWWTRKLHSLVVIVVVLDTLIAGIVVVFMLRTREYYFAHKFVSIESHDTDRELRMLACVYCSRHTSATVGLISAMSGSQNVPFTPYLMHLVELPEKHRKTKLMYHQLQDGDQFSDEEEYGGNDVLEINDVVDAFTADTKIFINQRKVVASFAAMYEDVCSGAEDFRVSIIFVHLHKHQRIDEKLENGKEGIRTSNQKILSHAPCSVGILVDRGHTGFKKPGSELVQQVAILFFGGPDDREALACSKRIAMHRYIKLTLIRFLSSVSKEQLNKWSNDASNKDDEVLLAISDPKVDNEMDDASVNDFLNRYVKSGRATFAEKYVNNGEQTATILRELGEMYSLIIVGKGRRGHTPMLIGLTDWEECPELGIVGDLLASSELSISGSVLVIQQHRNHLNKNNVDEL; this is encoded by the exons ATGGATGCTGCACAATTTGCCAAACGTGCAATTTGCCAGGAAGATCTCTTCAACTTTAACCCAATAATAACAACAGGAATGCAGGCAGCTTGTATGCTTGTAATCTCCCACATTTTTCATCTTATCTTGACACCTTCAGGACAACCAGGACCTGTTGCAAATATTATT GCTGGACTAGTGCTAGGTCCTTCATTGTTGTGCAAAATCAAAAAACTTCAGGAATTCTTTATCCAGTCTTCTTCTATAGAATACTATCGAGTTCTGACATTCAATTTTCGAGTCTTTTTTATGTTCTTGATTGGTTTGGACACAGATGTTCCTTATATGAGGCGAAATCTGCGTTTGGCAAGCACTCTTGCATTTGGAGGTATAATTGTATGCACCCTTTTTGGAGCTGCTTCTGCAATCGTTATCCTCCATTTATTGAAGTTCAGTTACAGCAAATGGACATTGGTTATTGTTATTCCATTGATTCTAGCAAATTCAGCCTCTCCTGTGGTGATTCGAATGGCGGCAGAATTGAAAATTGATACTTTAGAAGTAGGGAGATTAGGAATATCTTCTTCTCTGGTGAATGAAATGTCTTGTGTATTATTATATTCTGCATACGTTTCTGTTCAAAATGGGAAAAAGTTTGGAAATGGGATTCTTTGCCTTTTCTTTATGGTGGCACTTGTTATTTTGAACAGATACTTAGCTATTTGGTTCAACAAAAGGAACCAGAACCAAAAATATGTGTCAAACACAGAGGTGCTCATCGTTTTCGTCCTTGTTGTAGCTACCGCAGGCATCATTGAATCCTATGGTTACCTAAGTACATTTGCTTGTTTCCTATTTGGCTTGCTGTTTCCTAGGGAAGGCAAAACAGCTCGGACATTGTTGCGAAAACTCACTTATTCTGTTCACAACTTCATGCTTCCTATTTACTTTGGCTTTGTAGGATTCCAATTTGATGTGAAGCATCTTATGAGTTTTGAGAATGCCATTATGATTGTCCTTATGATCTCGTTGAGCACTGGAGGAAAAATTGTGGGTACTCTCGCTGCTTGCCATTACCTAAACATTCCAAAGGATGAGGGTGTTTTGCTTGCTTTCATACTTAACTTTAAAGGCCATACTGAACTTCTAATTCTTGAAATAGTTCCTAAGTTCATT GCCTGGTGGACCAGAAAACTTCATAGTTTGGTGGTAATAGTAGTAGTTCTTGACACATTGATTGCAGGAATAGTGGTGGTTTTTATGTTGAGAACAAGGGAATATTACTTTGCTCATAAATTTGTCTCCATCGAGTCACATGATACGGATAGGGAGCTTCGAATGCtagcttgtgtttactgttcgcGCCATACATCTGCCACAGTTGGACTAATCTCAGCAATGAGTGGTTCTCAGAATGTACCCTTCACTCCTTACTTGATGCACCTGGTGGAGCTACCTGAGAAACACAGAAAAACTAAACTGATGTATCACCAGCTACAAGATGGTGATCAATTCAGTGATGAGGAggaatatggtggaaatgatgtgCTAGAGATCAATGATGTGGTTGATGCCTTTActgcagataccaaaattttCATCAACCAAAGAAAAGTTGTAGCATCCTTTGCAGCAATGTATGAGGATGTTTGCAGCGGCGCAGAGGACTTTCGTGTATCGATAATATTCGTACATTTACACAAGCATCAACGCATTGATGAAAAGTTGGAGAATGGAAAGGAGGGGATTAGGACTAGCAACCAGAAAATTCTTAGCCATGCACCGTGTTCGGTAGGGATCCTGGTAGACCGAGGACATACTGGATTCAAGAAACCAGGATCAGAACTTGTACAGCAAGTAGCAATTCTATTTTTCGGGGGCCCTGATGATCGTGAGGCATTGGCATGTAGTAAAAGGATTGCTATGCATCGTTACATTAAGTTGACATTGATTCGTTTCCTATCATCAGTATCAAAGGAACAACTTAACAAGTGGAGTAATGATGCTTCCAATAAAGATGATGAAGTCCTGCTTGCAATATCAGATCCTAAAGTTGACAATGAGATGGATGATGCATCTGTTAATGACTTCCTGAACAG GTATGTAAAATCTGGCAGAGCAACTTTTGCAGAGAAGTATGTGAACAACGGGGAGCAAACAGCGACAATTTTAAGAGAGTTGGGAGAAATGTATTCATTGATCATTGTAGGGAAGGGTAGGAGAGGGCACACACCAATGTTAATTGGTTTGACAGACTGGGAAGAGTGTCCAGAACTTGGAATTGTTGGGGATCTGTTAGCTTCTTCGGAATTGAGTATCAGTGGTTCAGTTTTAGTCATTCAACAGCATAGGAACCATTTGAACAAAAACAatgttgatgaattgtag